aaaaataaagaaaaggtagCTAATAGCAACAAAAGACtaggtaaaagtagctaaaggctagctcgCAGTTAAAAGTAGCATAGAAAGATGAAAATAGAGCATGTATgctgaagcaaatttcaaagagaacaatggctttgaaggaactgaagagatttttaaggggaaaatatttgtaagcaatttaaagattttgcaaagtgtaaaagttacaaaaaccccAAAGTCAGCGCacccatgtcctgaatgagctgaatattttgcTAAGTGAAAGGGCTGAAAtcgcacaaagtgtgcagaagtagttagattgcaaagaACATAcgggagaataaaaacaaacaggaaaacaatagcacgaacgctgagtcagcgttcacacaaatATAATTAATTTTGTAAATTACCCTGTAGCcagtggaaacaaaacaaacaacccatCGTGCATTTCTAGTTCGATGCCAACAACACGTTTCAAAACAAGATGGGGCGCAGAGGCATGTTTACCACTGTGTTgcatcaccttttttttttcataacgCTGACTGCTCAGGCTTTGGAAACTGAGACCAGTTGTTGTGgtgttaaaaaccaaaatgttttctcGGTCTTGCTTCAGATTTGGATTTCAGTAGATCAGGTTCAGAGCCTCCAAAACAGGACATGATATAGAGTACTGGGATTCTTTTTACTATCATATAGTTGTTGGACTTTATTGGGATTGTCTTGATAAAATAAGCAAGATATTATCCTTAAAACAAATTGCCCGGGTGGCCTTCAGATGACAAGCTCCCTACAACATAGTTGCTGCATTTTGATCTGCCTTCAGATAAAAGGTACATTTTCCTTTAGCCTGCAGTCGCCACAATTAAAAGTTTTCATGCCACACCACAGTATAGTTATTAAATTTGCTTCAGTCTacctaaaaaaaagattgaaaagcTTCTATTCATTCTGGATTTTGgtgcatttgttttggtttgtgctaaagaaaatcaaagctgtgtttttttatattattcttatgtttttatgtttcatgatCATCCAAGATGTTTTCCTAACTACTTCATTTTTTGTGCTTAATGTTAGGTGTTTCTTGTTATTATGTGTGTCCCAATATTTTGGGAAAAGTGGTGTAAATTTGGATGTTTTAAACCTAGATTTTATACATAGGTTATGTTCAAATAGCATTACTATAAAGgatttctaaaataatttgaGAGAAATATATTGTTGGGAACTTCATAATTTTACTTCATGTGTTGTTTTGACTTGCTGGAATCTAAATCACCTTTTATATGTAATTATTTGAATAGACTAATGCTCCTAGTACATATATTTTGTGAGTGGTTAATGAAAATAGTTGTATGATAGAAATGTATTTACTATATATTACACAGGTTTTTTATGTTGATACATAGgtttggaacaaaaaaagaacatgggTTGATTTGCTTTGAAAAAAGTAAGCAAATAGCTTGAGAACCGTGAATTTGTACCTTAAATTAAACTCATTGATATTAAAGTTATCGACGTCAGAACTGTAAACAGAAAGCACAAAGGGGTGGACCTTAACTCGATTCCTGCGTTCTGATTGGTGGCCGGGCCCGTCAGTTGCCTAGGCCCCGCCTCTTCCCCCGGACCAGGCTCGGTTGAGTCGTTGGATTGAGGAGGGTCGCGGCCGCGATGGTCTGACAGatgaaataactaaaaaaagaaagagaaggcGGGCGTCCTCCCACACAAAACAATGTTCCCTAAAGGCAAAGGCACCCCGGTGCCGTCGGACAGCCAAGCACGAGAAAAGTAAGCGGAGAAACGttaattattctgtatttttccaCCACGTAAGTTGCTTTCTGTTGTTTGCTGGGGAGGCTAGCGAGAGGCGATTTCCTCCTACCGAGAATGGAATTGAATGAACCGCCTTGTCTGCTCGCCATTCCTCCCATGAGCCGtgtttctgctgccttttttttccgtCTTGCATTGTTGTCTTCTTAACACCTCCGCGACCGATTCTCCGGGGCAGTTTtggtgtggggtggggggtgttttGAGCGATGCCTGTCAGACATTTTCGCGGTATTTCAAACCGGAGAGGGGGAGAAAACAATAACACCGCGGCGCGTTCGGGCGCATTGTTTTCTCTGTTGCGCTCTCTCTGGATGGGCTTCGCTTTTATTGCCCTCAGCCTCATCAGTGCTACCAGGACACTGCACGAAGCTAATACACAACAGGCTGGGGCTGTTTTATGTGCCTCGCCGTGGTGTTAAATTCCCCCCCTTTCTCCAGCAGATTCCCAACATGATAAATGTAGGAAATCTTCAACAGGCTTGGCTTGTTTTCCAGTCCCCATTAATTTTTGGCATGGGGCTATTTGGCAGCcattgttcacacacacacagggcctGAAGCAGACTCCAGTCACTCAGTGTTCCCCTACAGGAAGAATTAGTGCTTCACGATTACAACAAAAAAGCCTAAAATTCTCCTTGTTTTATCCCCCCATACAGGTTGGCTCTATACGTGTATGAGTATTTGTTGCACATAGGAGCACAGAAGTCTGCACAGACCTTTTTATCAGAGGTATGTGGAATTTGGGGTAAAAGTTCAAGCACATTATCGTGTCCTGTTTTTAACACTTGGGTTTTGAATGTTTCATCAAGTGGCACTTCCAGGTAATTCTTGACATCCCCTCCTATTCGCAGATCCGATGGGAGAAAAACATAACACTCGGAGAACCCCCTGGATTCCTACATTCCTGGTGGTGGTGAGTCTCATCTCGCTGTAGTGCAACATAGAGTCTAAGGGTTGTCtgtgtgctttcttttttttgttttgttttgtttgcttcatgACCTCTCTTGTCCACAGCGTTTTCTGGGACTTGTATTGTGCTGCGCCGGAGAGGAGAGAGACATGTGACCACTCCAGCGAAGCGAAGGCCTTCCACGATTATGTGAGTGTTGCTCGggtgaatctgttttttttgttttttttttaaagtactgcTTTTCCCCATCGCAAGCTAAAGTTAATGTAAACAACATGTCGCCAGCTCAGGTTGGAAAGCGATTGTTATCTTTGTCTAGCGGCTCCCCGAGCTCCTGCAAAATTTTCCTTTTCGAGGGTGAGACAGCTGCCATTAAAGATGCCGTGAAAGAAATCTGTTCGATTTctcctttgtttatttatttttaaatatgtacgCTCATTTATTTACATCACAAGTCATAACAGAGTCTGTAAATCTGCACTTAACAACCTAAGCAGTTTTGagtgcttttaaaatgtgttggggTGTCAATCGAATGATGCCCCAAACAATGAGCTTCATAGGCTTCTGGGAAAATGAAGCTGATGTCAGCATTTCCTGAGTAAGACCTGTCGAgtatccccccccccacacacacacacaagccaaGATCCCTGTCTTTAATATGAAGATGAAGAGTGGGAAAATAGTGCTTTTCACATAATCTTAAAATTTTCACACtcagcttgattttttttgtttttccctcacTTCCTCTTTGGAATAAAGACCTCCAGCTGCCCGTAAGTGTGGCAGCTGAAGTACATGTTGAAACGTATAACCAGCAGTATCATAATCCCAATTGGTTTCAAAGTGGAGAGCCATAGAAACAGGCGCACGTAGAGACTTTCTGAAATGTCCcgaacaatgtgtgtgtgtgtctcatttGGTTGTGCATTGCTCCTCTTATGGTGGCACTTCCATATTTGCATGATATGGATGTTTTGCATCATGATAATTATGCGATATTGGAGATGGAGGCTGCACTGTTTCCTGCTTTAAGTCAgcactcagacaaaaaaaatagaagataAATAAAGACTTGTGCAGTTTAGAAAACGTGTGAACTGTTTGTCATTAGCCTCTGTtgttcgtgttttttttttttttgcatctcatCTTGAACGATTGGGCAAACGTTGTAGCGCGCACGAACAATACGGTTCTGCTACATCAGCGGAGGAGAAACATTCGCGGTTAAAGCATTTTTTCAGGATTAATCATGCAGAACCCAATTTGTTGGTAGGTCAGTGGCGTATCAGGCAATAGGGGGTTAAAACAGAGATGTTGGTCCCTGCTCTTGGCTGATAGGGTTGTCAGGGTAACAGGCCTCTAGATCTGCCAGGTGACCTGGGATTCAGGAGAGAGGCTACAGTCTGACTCTGCCCTTTTAATAAGCACATTCCTCATTATTCCAAGCCCTCTACAGGGGGAAGGGggcacattttatttgacagcCAGCCATATTTCACCATCTTCATAATAACTGATTACGTTTATTTAGgcatatattttgaaaaaaatgttgcttccGGATATGATTACACATTTAATAGTGCTGCACGATGTCAGGGGAACGCCTAATTGCGATATTATTGTTGAATGTAGCGATGGCGatatcagttgtgataaaccTGCAGGTTCTGTCGTCATGTTGCTCCCAACACGCCCTGTGTTGTGGGCATTTAGGAGAGTGTGGGGTCCATTTGATtacaaaatgtatattttgaCATGCAATTTGTATCTGTGATTCATTGGCGtcctttgcaatattgatattgcacacactgataaataaatttgatataTCGTTCTGTGCTAATTTATACCAACGTTCTCAAAATATGTGaaattattactgtttttttttaacaacacaaaCTCCTAAACTGCTTGCTTTTGGCTCGAGACAGTTTTTCTTAGCatggaaaacattaaacaaatgaAGGAGTGATAAAACGTTAGTGTGTGGAGGAGCTTTATGAGTTTCTGTGCTATAAGCTTCCTGTGACATTTTGTGTCTGATGTTGGCTTTCTTTGTGATTATGAGGGGTCAAttgaatgtgtgtctgtgtgtgtgtgtggacagtaCTGGTCCTTGGACCCTTGCCTTTGTCTAGGTGTTGGGGGAGGTGAGCGCTGCTCTGTTAGCCAGCAGCGCTCGTAAAGCCCCGGCGTATTCACACTGGGCCTGTCGAACGCTCCCCGAGGGGCTCCGTCGCCATGGCGCAGCGGCTGATTGATGGCTGTCACCGAGCTGAGGGCAGATTGAAAAAAGGGGGTTGGGGGGGGTGGGAAGGGAGTGGCATTGTGGCATATGCCCAGCATCCACCACAGCAGAGGAGCTGGGGGAATAAAATGGGGAGGGGTGTGTGGGAAAGAAGAACGGGGAGATGACGAGAAGCGGCGGGGACCTGCTCGAAGCAACTAGAGGGGAAGAAAGAGAACGTCCAGCCAGGATCCTGACTGGGTTTTATGATGTTGATTgatggttaaacatttacaagttaAACATACGGGCTTGTTTCGTTTGAGCGGTGGTTCCAGTGGACGCTTGGTCATCCAAACGCTAGCTTCCTTCAGTCTTccgctccccccccccctttgttTTTGCAAGCACAAGCACATCCACCGCCACTCTGCCCTTTTGTAACCTCCTTCGGTGATCCAAGTATTTGTTGGCTGAGATTGCTCTCGTTGCCTTTTAAGCACACACATGTACATGTGCTGAATCATgattggggggagggggagggtaGTCTGCCTTGTGGAAGGTCCCCTGGGCAGTTGTAGTAAAGGGCTCAGACAAGAGACCCGTAGCCTCAGGCGAGGCTAAGACATCTGCCCTTTTCCGCTACCAGGGAGCCTGCGGAGAGACTGAACGCAACAACGCTGAGCTGTTCGGGACGGCACAAGCAGCACAGCTGTGGGCTTCAGACGGACGTGATAAAGATCTAACTTAACGTGCCTGGAACTCACCCCGCACGTAGCTTTGTAGTTCGCCTAACAATTTCTGCTCCTCTACAAGAAGAATGCATTGTTTTGTGACTTTGCGAGAAGTGCCTTTTGaacacagctttgttttattcatttattgttaCGTCTTTTGCAAGCCTCATACCAGAAATATTCAgtttaaggcaaaaaaaaaagatgtttttttttttttttggtttgcaaaATCCAGCAACATGTATGATATTAACGAGTCCAGAAGCgtttatatttacataaaactgtttGATACTATTGGAATACGTGTAAATGTTGTTAAGAACTTGTTACTTTGACTGATAAAGATAATGACGCTCGTCTTCATCACTTAAAGCTTGTGTGCAGAAATCTTCGCTGCAGTAGTTTCATTTATAGAGTTTATTAATTTGAATAACTAGAAACTAGAGGTTAACTGATTGATCGGCTGAATAATTAGTCCTGCTAATATtataattcatttatttgtttattttattagcatatatttttttaatcatctgcaTCATTCACACCTGAACACCCAAAGATAATTTGTGGGTACAACCCTCGACAGTATTATCACAGCCGACACCGTGCCTTCGTGTCACAGTGCTTCACATGACGGGGgcgcttttttccccccaatccAACACTGGCAGACCGCAAAGAATGTTGACCCAAATATTatgcaaacttttaaaagaacaatgtcGTATTCACCACAGAGAATAGCAGGGCCTGAGTTCTTCACTTTCAGAGCCCTGTTTATTTTACCGGTTAATGTTAAATGTCActtatatggaaaaaaatacaaatatccATGGGCTACTTTAGAGTTCCTAGTGATCGGTCGATAACCCGTAGCACAGGTAGGAATATGTATGGACCCGTATTGGGCCTCAGGgtttaattattaaagtttGTAACATTGATAAACTCCACCGTTATTAACACTTCACttcagagatttatttattgttattggaGGCCGCGTATGAGTCGGAGCAGCTCTGTGTTCACGCTCAGGGCTGCTTTCAGTAATAACGATGACggagaaaaaattaaatgctaaaaaataaacctcaaaacaaaacatgaaagcGGGTAGCTAGTGCAACAAGCCATCTGCATGTGAGGGTGAAATATGAGCAATTTTGTAGcaacatttagtaaaaaaaaacatgcacacctAAACAGTATTTAGGTGATGTTTTTGCTCAATGCCTGCATAGCCTTAGACAATGCAGATACGTAATAAACACTCTGTCCCTCTATGTTGTATAACTATTTATTTCGCTTGCAGCAGACTTGTTTGGGCTTGTTAATGAAGCTCAACAATTATACCAGACACAATGCATTGGAATACAGCCAAACTAGATGTTACAGTAGTTGttgtgacattaaaaaatgttttgagcaGAGAAAGTTTGAGTTTCTTTGTTAGCGCAGCACTGTTTGAAGCGTACTGCTGAAAAATCTCCATTTAAAGTCAGAtagttttaacacaaacaattGGGACACTCCTACCTAAAAGTAAGAATCATCAAttcttctttttgattttgttgtcaaaCTTGAAGATATTTTTCCCTAGCCAAGCATGTATGCTTTGTGTCAATAATTAACATCTTTCACATATTTAGATTGTAATTAACCCCTTtgattttctcagtttttaatggaaaaaaataaccatttttttgtGATACTGAGTCGTCGTGAAAGCAGGTAAGCTGTTGTTTGACATTGGTAAATTAATATAATTAAGACTCTTATTAAAACATTATCAGTGTTAAAGtatctgcacaaaaaaagaataatacaGTCTTAAACAAAAGGTTATTGTGATTTATGAGCAATATTGATGCTCTGTCTGATAAGCaggttaaaataagaaatatttaagagcaaacaaaacacagatacAGTTTATTAATGTCATTAAAGACACTAGTATAGCCACAATTCTGCAGTTTTTAACCCCTGGATTTCCCCTTTATTCACTAAATAATGgaaaatggttttattaaatatatatattaatattgtTACCTTGTATTAAAAATGTCAGGAATACCCATGTGTATGTGCACCTGTAAGGTCTCTTTAGGTCGACACATTGAAGGATTACTCTTTCCATGTCAGTTCAATGTGTCAAACAGGGCGTAGCTCCAACATCATCCCTCAGCGTACGTACGGATGACTGGTCTGGGCAGTTCAACCCTTGAAAAACtggttacattttatttatgcaaaaaaaaaatccattgctTGCTCACCATGTAACAGTGGTTTAGTTGTGTCTGCTTCCTGTACGGTCCTGACTTTGGCATGAGGTCCAAAAGGCAATTATTGATTCCTCGATGTGAAGAAAATTAGCTCTGGTAAAAAGTGACAAACACAAGTATCCATATAAATACGCATTCATTTATAACCACGAGGATGTTGTCTTAAAAGCAGCATGAATGTTTTCACCTCTTTTGCAGAAGTAAGACGCCATAGAAGGGCAGCGCAGTTAGCGCTGTCGCCTCACGGCGAGAAGGTCGCCTCCCGGTGTGTGGAGCTTGCATGTTCCCCCCGTGTATGCGTGGGTTTGTTTTCAATCCTCCCAcggaccaaaaacatgcatattaggtttACTGGTAACGCTAAAATTGTCCGTAGgcgtgagtgagagtgtgaaaggttgtttgtctctatgtggcccagcgatggactggagacctgtccagggtgtgtcccccgcctctcacacagtgacagctggagacgGGCGCCAGCTCCCCGctagtaaagaaaatggatggatagaagacaccaaattaataaatgtatgtGGAGACTATATGATTTAggacagcaaaacaaataaaccaggATGTTATACCAAACTGCACAGGAGTGtatttgcaaatttaaaaaaacaaaaaaaaaacagcatctctTACTAGTTGAATTACAAAGGCTTTattctgtccttttttattatttatccccccccaacatacacacacaccaacctTCATAATAACTTCATGTGTTTTAGAATAAAGGGTTTAACGTCAAGTTTTTCAGAAAACCATCAGCTTGGTAAAGTCTCACCtcataatgagaaaaaaattgcCTATGGTCCCCTGTTTGTTTGGTAACCAGCTTTACTTCcacatgtttagtttttatgagTTTATATAACTTTCACATAATATGATTTGATCttatatttttgaaatgtttgcagtcttgtttatttgtttcacatTCTCAGTGGTGACGGTGAGCtcaagaaataataataatataaaaaaaacaagtctcaTAGTTGTActtactttaatttattcattttaaccACGTCATGCATTTCTGGACTTGGTTTTGACTTGTTCTGCCTGAATGTTCTTGGTTGTGGCGTGTAACATTAACACGGAGAGCCGCTGAGGTCTCCGCTCACTTTAACTTGCCTGTTTCAGTAAATCACAGCGGAAACGCCACAGACTGAAGGGCCGGCTTGATGATTTCTTAGTTTTGGCTGAATTTTCGGCACCATTTTATGACTCCACCCTTTTAATAAAGCAGCGTTTGTGCTGCCCGTGTCCTGAGCATGATGAGACGTGACTTTCCCCTGTGGCCTCCTTTCTCTTCCCTCTGAGGCATTTCACAGTGGCCCTGCAGTGGCAGCCCGAGCAGATATAATTAGGAAAGGTGCAGTCGATAAAAGGGAGAGTGTTGGCTATTGACCAGCGATGTCTGTGGGACTGCGGGGCTCGAGAGCTGCATGTGGATGCTGATACATCCATTCCTTGTGGTGATCGTCACTTGTTCGCCTTTATCTACACCATAACATGAGCGAGCAACGCATTAACAAATTGTACTCGGGGCACTTCTCTTTTTCTGTATCTGTTCTCTGGAAGCTGAACCCCCACAGCTCTGAAGACATTAGCTCATCTCAGATTGCTTCAGCTGCAGGGAAgaaaaactcagtcaattaGGAGCGTGTGACCGAAGCAAATGGCACATTAGTGAATTAGGGCTGCGGTTTGAGCAGGAAATAGGCCCTGCTTGCCCCTGCTGTGCAGCAGCACTTTGGAGCCACTGACTCAGTGCATCCTTCTGACACTTATCTGATCGTACTGGATCCTAATCAGCAGGGCTCAGACCTCAATAATGACCCCATAAATACCTTACTTATGTTGTAGATGACAACAGGTCAGTTGGTTAAATGATGCTTAAACAGGAAATACATGGAGTTTCAGTCATAGATCTCAAGAAAGGTCATGAAAGCAGCACGCGTGCAGTCaagcagcagtttgtgttgCTCAAAAGGCATAAAATATCATCAATCAGGACAATAAGAACTAGTTGTAttgcttttgttctgtttttcttagaGTGCAGCAGCAGCCCCCAGCCCTGTGATGGGAGGGATGCCTCCCGGTGAGGGTATGCCCGGCGGACCAATGCCACCCGGCTTTTTCCAAGTAAGTCCATCACTACGCGGATATTGCTGCTACTGTTAGGACGTTCCTGCAATGTCGATTTTCATctgatggaagaaaaaaaacaaaaaaactaaccaTATATCAGATTTCAAAAGCCTATTTCCTGTGAAGGAATGAATGAATATTCCTCAGCCTGTAGCTTTTGGTGGTCAGAGTTTCGACTGTGTTCCACATTGGTGTCTGCTTTGGGCCTGCGAGTGTTGTGTTCCGCTTCACTCTGCTCAGTGAGCTCGTCACAGTCGTCATAGGTGTTCTGCCAGCTTAGACACCCCCATCCCCCCTCCCACCCTCCTGCACTGTAAACAGGCAGGCGTTGTCCGGCCATTTTCCCTAATGGAGAAATCGAAAAGGTGCAGCACCTACTGTAAATCAATACGTCATGAAGATAAAGTTTCTGCAGGCACCTGTGTGCAACTAACTTGTTAGGAGTGAAGTCATTGCTCTTCTGCCACTAGAGCTAATTATTCACAACAAATCCAATAGGTTTTTTATGAACTAGAAGCCAATGCAGTCTTGTGGCTCATTATTTCATCATTCTTATACAAGAAGTCATTTTGATGTCTACatatgagcacacacacacacacgcactcatACTATCCATAGCAAAAATGAAGGAGACGGTTCAATTAGACCCCTCACTTTGTCAGATCAGCAACATTAGTGCCTCAGTGCCAGTGTTTAGTGTTGTTATAAAGCTAATTGCATAGAGCTTAATTGATGCTGTTAATTCAAGGAAATTAGCACTGATAACATGCTGCATGCAGCAGGCTTCTTGATGTCTTGACTGACAGGCATAAGAGCTCACAtcctctccatctctgtctctTCTCGCTCATTCAAGGCTGTCATTTGCTTGTTCTTCTCTGCTCAGTCTCAGTTTTTTGCCGTCGGGTACATGAAAATGGGCATTTGCACATGTTGGCACCGCACTTTGGTTCTTGCGCTCCAACTGTTTCTCTGCCCTGTAGTAACCCTGCTTCTCTccctgcttttttattttcttgctccCTCTTTTTCTCATTCTCCCCTCTGTCCCCCTCTCTGTCCCCTCCCCCGCCCTCTCGTTGCTTTACCATTTTCTGTGATGCTGTAGGGTCCTCCTGGTCCCCAGGGCTCTCCTCACCCTCAGCCTCCTCCCCCTAACAGTATGATGGGACCTCACAGTCAGGTAAtgctgtctctctttctctctccttctttttCCCTGGTCTGCGGCCACTTGGGAACGCTGGTTCTGATGCTTCATGCTTTCGCTTTTCTCTGAGCTTTTTAATGCTTATGCTGCTTTCAGTGTTCACACAACATCAAACGAGAAGTTAGAATACTGGTAACGtttcatgaaatgtttcatAATGCCTTTGAAAACCTAAGAAACCACTGTGTTTATGTTGCAGCCCTTCATGTCGCCTCGCTTTGCTGGAGGCCCAAGAGGCCCGCCCATGAGGATGGCCAACCAGGTAGAGTTCACTCAAACATTCGAAACATACAGTATAGCTCAAATCCCAATAAACCCTCTGGAActagttttttgtgtttcgaCAAGCAACTAGGAAAGGGCTGAGGGCTGGGGTTGGGTTTTATCCTAAGGAACAACTTCAAATTATGATCGCCTCAGCTAAGAAAAATGTTAACAGTTGTATAAAACTAGGTTTGTAttaaaaactgctgttaaattgacattttctgtgtttttttatcctCATAGCCACCAGGTGGGGGACCAGGTCCTCATCCCATGCTGCCCAACATGGACCCGACGCGACCACAAGGTGCTGCTTTCTCTTAACTCTGCATCTCCAGTTCGTACAGCCAACCAATCCTTTGCTTCTTGATTTACATCTTGTTTTTGTAATCCTTCAGGCCATCCTAACCTGGGGCCAATGCAGAGAATGAGTGGCCCTAGAGGCATGGGGCC
The Kryptolebias marmoratus isolate JLee-2015 linkage group LG24, ASM164957v2, whole genome shotgun sequence DNA segment above includes these coding regions:
- the ssbp3b gene encoding single-stranded DNA-binding protein 3b isoform X2; the encoded protein is MFPKGKGTPVPSDSQAREKLALYVYEYLLHIGAQKSAQTFLSEIRWEKNITLGEPPGFLHSWWCVFWDLYCAAPERRETCDHSSEAKAFHDYSAAAAPSPVMGGMPPGEGMPGGPMPPGFFQPFMSPRFAGGPRGPPMRMANQPPGGGPGPHPMLPNMDPTRPQGHPNLGPMQRMSGPRGMGPMGPGPQNFGGGMRPPHNTMGPGMPGVNMGPATGRQWPNPNNANPMPYSSPSPGAYGGASGGGGPPGTPIMPSPADSNNSGDNLYTMINTGPGNRNNFSMGPGSDGPLGAMAGMEPHHMNGSLGSGDMDGMNKNSPNNLSGISNPPGTPRDDGELSGNFLHSFQSENYSPTMTMSV
- the ssbp3b gene encoding single-stranded DNA-binding protein 3b isoform X1 — translated: MFPKGKGTPVPSDSQAREKLALYVYEYLLHIGAQKSAQTFLSEIRWEKNITLGEPPGFLHSWWCVFWDLYCAAPERRETCDHSSEAKAFHDYSAAAAPSPVMGGMPPGEGMPGGPMPPGFFQGPPGPQGSPHPQPPPPNSMMGPHSQPFMSPRFAGGPRGPPMRMANQPPGGGPGPHPMLPNMDPTRPQGHPNLGPMQRMSGPRGMGPMGPGPQNFGGGMRPPHNTMGPGMPGVNMGPATGRQWPNPNNANPMPYSSPSPGAYGGASGGGGPPGTPIMPSPADSNNSGDNLYTMINTGPGNRNNFSMGPGSDGPLGAMAGMEPHHMNGSLGSGDMDGMNKNSPNNLSGISNPPGTPRDDGELSGNFLHSFQSENYSPTMTMSV